The Perca fluviatilis chromosome 24, GENO_Pfluv_1.0, whole genome shotgun sequence genome has a window encoding:
- the pspc1 gene encoding paraspeckle component 1 isoform X1, which yields MANRNMQQANMQSCNSPQQARRGTDSPAPEQSPANKDSPTPQQQQSPAAEQGEVAGEGSEECREEMTLDITSFRKPGEKTFTQRSRLFVGNLPVDIPEEEFKNMFAKYGNVGEVFINRDRGFGFVRLVGSETRTLAEIAKAELDGTILNNRPIRIRFATHGAALTVRNLLPVVTNELLEQAFSEFGPVERAIVVTDDRGRPTGRGIVEFASKAAARKAVERCKEGALLLTTTPCPAIVEPSEHFDDEDGQPEKLLQKTPKYYKEREQMPHFAQPGTFEFEYSSRWKALHEMEKQQREQVDKNIKEAKEKLEAELEAAKHEHQLMLMRQDLMRRQEELRRLEELRNQELQRRKQIEMRHEEERRRREEEMMRHREQEDLRRHPDGFKPNYLDNREQEMRVGELGPRGAINMGDGYNRGSPGPSGNQGQMMGMSGRGGAVGPEGTANMGTPLMSENGAMQNDRYPQGGSVGGRPEVESPKQQPQQQQQQQQQQQQPQPPLGPQVGPAPGFGRGSPVGGVFDGPNNKRRRY from the exons ATGGCTAACCGAAATATGCAGCAAGCAAACATGCAAAGCTGTAATTCTCCTCAACAAGCGAGACGTGGGACCGACTCCCCGGCCCCGGAGCAGTCACCGGCGAACAAAGACAGCCCAacgccgcagcagcagcagtcaccCGCGGCCGAACAAGGGGAAGTAGCCGGAGAAGGAAGCGAAGAGTGTCGGGAGGAAATGACTCTGGATATTACGAGTTTTCGGAAGCCCGGTGAGAAGACGTTCACCCAGCGCTCACGTCTTTTTGTCGGAAACCTCCCGGTGGATATCCCGGAGGAGGAGTTCAAAAACATGTTTGCTAAATATGGGAACGTTGGCGAGGTTTTCATCAACAGAGACCGGGGGTTCGGCTTCGTTCGGTTGGTaggttct GAAACCCGGACGCTGGCAGAGATTGCTAAAGCTGAGCTGGATGGGACTATTTTGAATAATCGACCAATCAGGATCCGCTTCGCTACACACGGTGCTGCGCTTACAGTGCGAAACCTGTTGCCTGTAGTAACAAATGAACTGCTTGAACAG GCGTTTTCTGAGTTTGGGCCGGTGGAACGGGCTATTGTCGTGACAGATGACCGTGGTCGTCCCACTGGGAGAGGCATTGTGGAGTTTGCAAGTAAAGCAGCTGCACGTAAGGCCGTGGAGCGCTGCAAAGAGGGAGCGCTGCTGCTGACCAC CACACCTTGTCCAGCCATTGTGGAGCCCTCGGAGCACTTTGATGATGAGGATGGACAGCCTGAAAAACTGCTGCAGAAGACTCCAAAGTACTACAA ggAACGAGAGCAGATGCCGCATTTTGCTCAGCCGGGGACATTTGAGTTTGAATATTCGTCTCGCTGGAAAGCTCTTCATGAGATGGAGAAACAGCAAAGAGAACAGGTGGACAAGAACATTAAAGAGGCCAAAGAGAAACTGGAGGCTGAGCTAGAAGCCGCCAAACATGAACATCAGCTCATGTTAATGAGACAAG ATCTAATGAGACGTCAGGAGGAGCTGAGGAGACTGGAGGAGCTCCGCAACCAGGAGCTGCAGAGGCGAAAGCAGATAGAGATGAG GCATGAAGAGGAgcggagaaggagagaggaggagatgatGAGACACAGAGAACAGGAGGACCTGAGACGCCACCCAGATGGCTTCAAACCAAACTACCTGGACAAT AGAGAACAGGAAATGAGAGTGGGTGAGCTGGGCCCTCGTGGAGCCATTAATATGGGAG ATGGCTATAACCGTGGGTCTCCGGGGCCCAGTGGTAACCAGGGTCAAATGATGGGCATGAGTGGAAGGGGAGGAGCTGTTGGCCCAGAGGGAACTGCAAATATGGGGACACCGTTGATGTCAGAGAATGGAGCAATG CAAAACGATAGATACCCGCAGGGTGGATCAGTGGGGGGGCGACCAGAAGTTGAGTCCCCAAAGCAGCAGccgcaacagcagcaacagcagcagcagcagcagcagcagccacagccGCCATTAGGCCCTCAAGTTGGACCAGCCCCAGGATTCGGAAGGGGGAGTCCAGTAGGGGGAGTCTTTGATGGGCCAAATAACAAACGCCGCAGATACTAA
- the pspc1 gene encoding paraspeckle component 1 isoform X2: protein MANRNMQQANMQSCNSPQQARRGTDSPAPEQSPANKDSPTPQQQQSPAAEQGEVAGEGSEECREEMTLDITSFRKPGEKTFTQRSRLFVGNLPVDIPEEEFKNMFAKYGNVGEVFINRDRGFGFVRLETRTLAEIAKAELDGTILNNRPIRIRFATHGAALTVRNLLPVVTNELLEQAFSEFGPVERAIVVTDDRGRPTGRGIVEFASKAAARKAVERCKEGALLLTTTPCPAIVEPSEHFDDEDGQPEKLLQKTPKYYKEREQMPHFAQPGTFEFEYSSRWKALHEMEKQQREQVDKNIKEAKEKLEAELEAAKHEHQLMLMRQDLMRRQEELRRLEELRNQELQRRKQIEMRHEEERRRREEEMMRHREQEDLRRHPDGFKPNYLDNREQEMRVGELGPRGAINMGDGYNRGSPGPSGNQGQMMGMSGRGGAVGPEGTANMGTPLMSENGAMQNDRYPQGGSVGGRPEVESPKQQPQQQQQQQQQQQQPQPPLGPQVGPAPGFGRGSPVGGVFDGPNNKRRRY from the exons ATGGCTAACCGAAATATGCAGCAAGCAAACATGCAAAGCTGTAATTCTCCTCAACAAGCGAGACGTGGGACCGACTCCCCGGCCCCGGAGCAGTCACCGGCGAACAAAGACAGCCCAacgccgcagcagcagcagtcaccCGCGGCCGAACAAGGGGAAGTAGCCGGAGAAGGAAGCGAAGAGTGTCGGGAGGAAATGACTCTGGATATTACGAGTTTTCGGAAGCCCGGTGAGAAGACGTTCACCCAGCGCTCACGTCTTTTTGTCGGAAACCTCCCGGTGGATATCCCGGAGGAGGAGTTCAAAAACATGTTTGCTAAATATGGGAACGTTGGCGAGGTTTTCATCAACAGAGACCGGGGGTTCGGCTTCGTTCGGTTG GAAACCCGGACGCTGGCAGAGATTGCTAAAGCTGAGCTGGATGGGACTATTTTGAATAATCGACCAATCAGGATCCGCTTCGCTACACACGGTGCTGCGCTTACAGTGCGAAACCTGTTGCCTGTAGTAACAAATGAACTGCTTGAACAG GCGTTTTCTGAGTTTGGGCCGGTGGAACGGGCTATTGTCGTGACAGATGACCGTGGTCGTCCCACTGGGAGAGGCATTGTGGAGTTTGCAAGTAAAGCAGCTGCACGTAAGGCCGTGGAGCGCTGCAAAGAGGGAGCGCTGCTGCTGACCAC CACACCTTGTCCAGCCATTGTGGAGCCCTCGGAGCACTTTGATGATGAGGATGGACAGCCTGAAAAACTGCTGCAGAAGACTCCAAAGTACTACAA ggAACGAGAGCAGATGCCGCATTTTGCTCAGCCGGGGACATTTGAGTTTGAATATTCGTCTCGCTGGAAAGCTCTTCATGAGATGGAGAAACAGCAAAGAGAACAGGTGGACAAGAACATTAAAGAGGCCAAAGAGAAACTGGAGGCTGAGCTAGAAGCCGCCAAACATGAACATCAGCTCATGTTAATGAGACAAG ATCTAATGAGACGTCAGGAGGAGCTGAGGAGACTGGAGGAGCTCCGCAACCAGGAGCTGCAGAGGCGAAAGCAGATAGAGATGAG GCATGAAGAGGAgcggagaaggagagaggaggagatgatGAGACACAGAGAACAGGAGGACCTGAGACGCCACCCAGATGGCTTCAAACCAAACTACCTGGACAAT AGAGAACAGGAAATGAGAGTGGGTGAGCTGGGCCCTCGTGGAGCCATTAATATGGGAG ATGGCTATAACCGTGGGTCTCCGGGGCCCAGTGGTAACCAGGGTCAAATGATGGGCATGAGTGGAAGGGGAGGAGCTGTTGGCCCAGAGGGAACTGCAAATATGGGGACACCGTTGATGTCAGAGAATGGAGCAATG CAAAACGATAGATACCCGCAGGGTGGATCAGTGGGGGGGCGACCAGAAGTTGAGTCCCCAAAGCAGCAGccgcaacagcagcaacagcagcagcagcagcagcagcagccacagccGCCATTAGGCCCTCAAGTTGGACCAGCCCCAGGATTCGGAAGGGGGAGTCCAGTAGGGGGAGTCTTTGATGGGCCAAATAACAAACGCCGCAGATACTAA